The Thalassoroseus pseudoceratinae genome has a segment encoding these proteins:
- a CDS encoding NAD(P) transhydrogenase subunit alpha — protein MLLTVFVLAIFVGVEIITKIPPTLHTPLMSGSNAISGITLIGALLTLEQGATTTAKVLGVLAIAFATMNVVGGFLVTHRMLSMFRKRK, from the coding sequence ATGTTGCTGACAGTGTTTGTGTTGGCGATTTTCGTCGGTGTGGAAATCATTACGAAAATTCCGCCCACGCTGCACACCCCGCTCATGTCCGGTTCCAACGCCATCAGTGGGATCACGTTGATCGGGGCATTGTTGACGCTCGAACAGGGAGCGACGACAACCGCGAAGGTGCTCGGCGTATTGGCGATTGCGTTTGCCACGATGAACGTCGTCGGCGGGTTTCTCGTCACGCATCGCATGTTGTCGATGTTCCGCAAACGTAAGTAG
- a CDS encoding NAD(P)(+) transhydrogenase (Re/Si-specific) subunit beta: protein MNPAWTDLAYLVAAVLFILGLKGLTHPRTAVRGNLYGALGMLVAVIVTLIGPEFGWGLIIAGLAVGTIAGLVLAIKIEMTAMPELVALFNGFGGIASTLVAGAFLAGSDGPSDVDTPTLAATALSGLIGTVTFSGSLIAFGKLRELKALKNIRFPGQQALNAVLAILCVGLAVWMTFDAANSILAYWLMVPLALVLGVFLVVSIGGADMPVVIALLNSYSGLAAAMTGFVLGNNVLITAGSLVGASGLILTQIMCKAMNRSLAAVLFGTLQSTGSSDSADDIYANVKSTSADEVAMLLEDAQRVVIVPGYGMAVAQAQHAVRDLATRLTALGCEIEFGIHPVAGRMPGHMNVLLAEADIPYELLKEMDDINPTMDQADVAIVLGANDTVNPVARTDPQSAIAGMPIIDVDKARTVVVIKRSLSPGFAGIPNPLFAADNALMLFGDGKAAIVDITKALEDS, encoded by the coding sequence GTGAATCCGGCTTGGACCGACTTGGCCTATCTCGTGGCTGCCGTGCTTTTCATCCTCGGATTGAAAGGTTTGACCCACCCGCGAACCGCCGTACGCGGAAACCTGTATGGTGCGCTGGGGATGCTGGTCGCGGTGATCGTGACGTTGATCGGTCCGGAATTTGGTTGGGGATTGATCATTGCTGGTTTGGCGGTTGGCACAATCGCCGGGCTGGTCTTGGCGATCAAAATTGAAATGACCGCTATGCCCGAACTCGTTGCGTTGTTCAACGGCTTCGGTGGGATTGCCTCCACGTTGGTCGCGGGTGCGTTTCTCGCAGGATCGGATGGCCCGAGCGACGTTGATACCCCAACACTCGCGGCAACGGCATTGTCGGGATTGATTGGAACGGTCACGTTCTCCGGCAGTTTGATCGCGTTTGGCAAACTCCGCGAGTTGAAAGCACTCAAGAATATCCGGTTTCCCGGTCAGCAGGCGTTGAATGCGGTCTTGGCCATTTTATGTGTCGGGTTGGCGGTATGGATGACGTTCGATGCCGCGAATTCCATTTTGGCATACTGGCTGATGGTGCCGCTCGCTTTGGTATTGGGCGTGTTTTTGGTTGTTTCGATCGGCGGTGCGGACATGCCCGTCGTGATCGCCTTGCTCAACTCCTACTCCGGTCTTGCCGCGGCAATGACAGGTTTCGTTCTCGGCAACAACGTGCTGATTACAGCGGGTTCATTGGTGGGGGCGTCTGGGTTGATCCTCACTCAAATCATGTGCAAAGCCATGAACCGTTCGCTGGCAGCGGTGTTGTTCGGCACATTGCAGTCCACCGGTTCGAGTGACTCCGCGGACGACATCTACGCCAATGTGAAATCGACATCGGCAGACGAGGTCGCGATGTTGCTTGAAGATGCGCAACGAGTGGTCATCGTTCCCGGATACGGAATGGCCGTTGCCCAAGCACAACATGCCGTGAGAGACTTAGCAACTCGATTGACGGCCCTTGGATGTGAAATCGAGTTCGGCATTCATCCGGTTGCCGGTCGGATGCCGGGGCACATGAATGTGTTGCTTGCCGAGGCGGATATTCCATACGAGTTGCTCAAGGAAATGGACGACATCAATCCGACGATGGACCAAGCAGACGTTGCCATCGTCCTTGGTGCAAATGACACCGTGAATCCTGTCGCCCGCACCGACCCTCAAAGCGCGATCGCAGGGATGCCGATTATTGATGTCGATAAAGCCCGCACAGTTGTGGTGATCAAACGGAGCCTGAGTCCCGGGTTTGCTGGTATTCCGAACCCGTTGTTTGCCGCCGACAACGCCCTCATGCTGTTCGGCGACGGAAAAGCTGCGATCGTCGATATCACAAAAGCCCTCGAAGATTCCTAA